One window from the genome of Flavobacterium agricola encodes:
- a CDS encoding PH domain-containing protein: MIYKASSDTMVKTITIGCFILFAAIGGPILYKAIANASSFKAILPALGTSLLMFAILFICWLYAPYCYEITSTDFIIRRRIGAIKIKKDAIQSVQMLTKNEISGSIRTFGVGGLFGYYGIFEVSKIGKTTFYITQCKNLILLVTNTNKKMLISPNDVNLINQFTL; the protein is encoded by the coding sequence ATGATTTATAAAGCTTCATCAGATACTATGGTTAAAACCATTACCATAGGTTGTTTTATTTTATTTGCAGCAATTGGAGGACCTATTTTATACAAAGCAATTGCAAACGCAAGCAGTTTTAAAGCTATTTTACCAGCTTTAGGTACTAGCTTACTTATGTTTGCCATATTATTTATTTGCTGGCTGTACGCACCTTATTGTTATGAAATTACTTCAACCGATTTTATCATTCGCAGGCGAATTGGTGCTATTAAAATAAAAAAAGATGCTATTCAATCCGTACAAATGCTAACAAAAAATGAAATAAGCGGTTCGATTAGAACCTTTGGCGTTGGTGGATTATTTGGTTATTACGGAATTTTTGAAGTTTCTAAAATAGGAAAAACAACGTTTTACATTACACAGTGTAAAAACTTAATTTTATTGGTTACCAATACCAACAAAAAAATGCTGATTTCACCAAACGATGTAAATTTAATAAACCAATTTACATTATAA
- a CDS encoding YncE family protein, with amino-acid sequence MITKFKSAAYVSLLALLFACQQDDNLVTSTPEVVAPPEKTEVLGFYLLNEGMLNSNKATLDFYNYETGIYTTNIYAEANPTMVKEMGDVGNDIKIYGSKLYAVLNASNFIEVMDVKTAKHIATIPLENGRYIEFHNGKAYATSYNGEIVLGKDQPLGKVVEIDTTSLQITREVAVGYQPDELAIVNNNIFVANSGGYMYPDYDRTVSVVDIASFKEIKKIDVEVNLHRIKADNQGNVYVTSRGDYYDIASNLYVIDAKTLEVTKTFNVPVSNFTIVEDKLYYFENTFSYETFDYVKGMGIINTKTQTLETANLIDNAIFDEIETPYGIAVNPITKHIYITDAGNYVSTGFVYSFDANGNLLWKQAAGNIPAHFVFLYK; translated from the coding sequence ATGATTACTAAATTTAAATCAGCAGCTTATGTAAGCTTGCTTGCCTTGTTGTTTGCTTGTCAGCAAGACGACAACTTAGTTACCTCAACCCCAGAAGTTGTAGCACCGCCAGAAAAAACAGAAGTTTTAGGCTTTTATTTGTTAAACGAAGGCATGCTAAATAGCAATAAAGCAACTTTAGATTTTTACAATTACGAAACCGGTATTTACACAACCAATATATATGCCGAAGCGAACCCGACCATGGTTAAAGAAATGGGCGATGTTGGTAATGATATAAAAATTTACGGTAGCAAATTGTATGCAGTACTTAATGCATCAAACTTTATTGAAGTTATGGATGTAAAAACAGCCAAACACATAGCAACGATTCCGTTAGAAAACGGGCGTTATATTGAGTTTCATAACGGTAAAGCTTATGCAACTTCTTACAACGGAGAAATAGTTTTAGGAAAAGATCAACCGCTAGGTAAAGTTGTAGAAATTGATACCACCAGCTTACAAATTACTCGCGAAGTTGCCGTTGGATACCAACCCGACGAACTTGCTATTGTAAACAACAACATTTTTGTTGCCAATTCGGGCGGATATATGTACCCGGATTACGACCGAACGGTTTCGGTAGTTGATATTGCATCTTTTAAAGAAATTAAAAAAATTGATGTAGAAGTTAATTTACACCGAATAAAGGCAGATAATCAAGGAAATGTTTATGTAACCAGTCGTGGTGATTACTACGATATTGCATCAAACTTATATGTAATTGATGCTAAAACATTGGAAGTTACTAAAACATTTAATGTTCCAGTTTCTAACTTTACCATTGTAGAAGATAAGCTATATTATTTTGAAAATACGTTTAGCTACGAAACTTTTGATTATGTAAAAGGCATGGGAATAATAAACACCAAAACACAAACTTTAGAAACGGCGAATTTAATTGATAATGCCATTTTTGATGAAATAGAAACCCCTTACGGCATTGCTGTTAACCCAATTACCAAACATATATATATTACCGATGCAGGAAATTACGTTTCAACCGGTTTTGTATATAGTTTTGATGCCAACGGTAATTTATTATGGAAACAAGCTGCAGGTAACATTCCGGCACATTTTGTGTTTCTTTATAAATAA
- a CDS encoding nucleoside 2-deoxyribosyltransferase, with the protein MKAYLALSFSNRTKLTTEIETISAVLLAHKITPWFFVDKYQFSNTQEKEMMQQALHDIDACDFLLAETSYKGIGIGLEAGYAKAKNKPIVYLRNKNTSHSTTVAGISDYQIIYTDAADLKHQLELVLNKLKPNYDL; encoded by the coding sequence ATGAAAGCATACCTTGCGTTAAGCTTTTCTAATCGTACCAAATTAACAACCGAAATAGAAACAATTTCGGCTGTTTTGTTAGCACATAAAATTACCCCATGGTTTTTTGTGGATAAATATCAGTTTAGCAATACGCAAGAAAAAGAAATGATGCAACAAGCCTTACATGATATTGATGCGTGCGATTTTTTACTTGCCGAAACCAGTTATAAAGGCATTGGTATTGGTTTAGAAGCCGGGTATGCCAAAGCTAAAAATAAACCGATTGTTTATTTACGCAATAAAAACACTTCGCATTCAACCACCGTTGCAGGTATTAGTGATTATCAGATTATTTATACGGATGCAGCAGATTTAAAACACCAATTGGAATTGGTACTAAATAAATTAAAACCAAATTATGATTTATAA
- a CDS encoding glycerophosphodiester phosphodiesterase family protein: protein MKKIFLTTSALFIMGLATAQAQQTQIIAHRGFWKTENSAQNSITALQKAAQEQFFGSEFDIHITKDNVLVINHDADVNGIEIETNNYNKIAKVKLKNNEPLPTLENYLKAGKALPNIKLILEIKPHKNVERENQAVAETIQLVEKLNLANQVEYISFSQNICDQVKKQNPQAVVSYLNGDLSPQQVKSKGWDGIDYHFKIYQKNPTWITDAHNLGLITNTWTVNNPEVMEEMIANKIQFISTDEPLVLKAKLQN, encoded by the coding sequence ATGAAAAAAATATTTTTAACCACCTCTGCCCTTTTTATTATGGGCTTAGCAACAGCACAAGCACAACAAACACAAATTATTGCACATCGCGGTTTTTGGAAAACCGAAAATAGTGCTCAAAATTCCATCACAGCATTACAAAAAGCAGCACAAGAACAATTTTTTGGTTCAGAGTTTGATATTCATATTACGAAAGATAACGTTTTAGTAATTAACCACGATGCTGACGTAAACGGAATTGAAATAGAAACAAATAACTACAATAAAATTGCGAAAGTAAAATTAAAAAACAACGAGCCCTTACCTACGTTAGAAAATTATTTAAAAGCCGGAAAAGCGCTGCCAAACATAAAACTAATTTTAGAAATTAAACCGCATAAAAATGTCGAACGCGAAAACCAAGCGGTGGCAGAAACCATACAATTAGTAGAAAAATTAAACTTAGCCAATCAGGTAGAATATATTTCGTTTAGCCAAAACATTTGCGATCAGGTTAAAAAACAAAATCCACAAGCAGTTGTTTCGTATTTAAATGGTGATTTATCTCCGCAACAAGTAAAAAGTAAAGGTTGGGACGGCATCGATTATCATTTTAAAATTTATCAAAAAAATCCAACTTGGATTACTGATGCACATAACTTAGGTTTAATTACCAATACCTGGACGGTAAACAATCCCGAAGTTATGGAAGAAATGATTGCGAATAAAATTCAATTTATTTCTACCGATGAACCTTTGGTACTTAAAGCCAAATTACAAAACTAA
- a CDS encoding TonB-dependent receptor, protein MRFTFNFCCYLVFFATTGAVAQVVQDSIYHLQQLEIFTQKNKEVIAGQSLKGEALQRLNSQSVADAVRYFSGVQLKDYGGVGGIKTIDVRGMGSQHVGVFYDGIQLGNAQNGVVDLGKYALDDLEAISLYNGQKSSVFQAAKHFASASSIYLQSKKPVFNADAKTNVTFRYKTGSIQLVNPSFRIEQKLSDAVFATASAEYIKSDGEYKFRYSKKNLDQSVAYDTTAIRKDGQIDAKRFELGLFGEKNNTIWQVKGYSYLSDRGIPGAIVRGRFDARGQTLVDKNYFLQATIEQKVGRFETKLNTKYANDYTRFTDTVSLFKYQNTYKQQEFYASWATVYKATSTLYINVAADYQFNTLDVDLTNFSYPKRKTTWVAFAASYQQKKLQFQASVLGTFVTESVKKNTNAPDKNIWAPTLLAQYKINNAFSIQAFYKRIFRMPTFNDLYYTALGYSNLKPEYATQYNFGFTYAKPLNGIVQQISIQADGYYNLITDKIIAAPNGSMFRWMMMNLGKVQILGTDVKLKSDFIWGQTEWQLMLNYSYQKAQDYSNKKTTYYKHQIAYIPWHSGSAVLNANNKTWGANYSFIYVGERYDANQDNIQYNHINPWFTHDVSIQKTFAFNRYTSTLSFQVNNILNQYYDVVLNYPMPGRQFKFILNLTI, encoded by the coding sequence ATGAGATTTACTTTTAATTTTTGTTGTTATTTGGTATTTTTTGCAACTACTGGTGCTGTGGCGCAGGTGGTTCAGGATAGCATTTACCACTTGCAACAACTTGAAATTTTTACACAAAAAAACAAAGAAGTTATTGCTGGGCAATCGCTTAAGGGCGAAGCTTTGCAGCGGTTAAACAGCCAATCGGTTGCAGATGCGGTGCGTTATTTTTCGGGCGTTCAGCTAAAAGATTACGGCGGAGTTGGTGGCATAAAAACCATTGACGTTCGGGGCATGGGCAGCCAACATGTTGGTGTTTTTTATGATGGCATTCAGCTAGGTAATGCACAAAATGGCGTAGTAGATCTAGGTAAATATGCTTTAGATGATTTAGAAGCGATTAGTTTGTACAACGGGCAAAAAAGTTCTGTTTTTCAGGCAGCTAAACATTTTGCATCTGCTTCTTCCATTTACTTACAATCTAAAAAACCAGTTTTTAATGCTGATGCAAAAACCAATGTTACGTTTCGATATAAAACGGGTTCTATTCAGCTAGTTAATCCTTCATTCCGAATAGAGCAAAAATTATCGGATGCCGTTTTTGCCACTGCAAGCGCAGAATACATAAAATCTGACGGGGAATATAAATTTAGATACAGTAAAAAAAATTTAGATCAATCAGTAGCTTACGATACAACAGCAATAAGAAAAGATGGGCAGATTGATGCCAAACGCTTTGAGCTGGGCTTATTTGGCGAAAAAAACAATACTATTTGGCAGGTTAAAGGTTACAGCTATTTGTCGGACCGTGGCATTCCGGGTGCAATTGTTCGTGGCAGATTTGATGCACGCGGACAAACTTTGGTAGATAAAAATTACTTTTTACAAGCTACGATTGAACAAAAGGTTGGACGTTTTGAAACTAAATTAAACACCAAATATGCGAATGATTATACACGATTTACAGATACGGTTAGCCTTTTTAAATATCAAAACACCTACAAACAACAAGAATTTTACGCATCTTGGGCAACGGTTTATAAAGCAACTTCAACCCTATATATAAATGTAGCAGCTGATTATCAGTTTAATACCTTGGATGTGGATTTAACTAATTTTTCTTACCCCAAACGAAAAACAACTTGGGTTGCTTTTGCTGCTTCTTACCAACAAAAAAAATTACAATTTCAGGCAAGCGTTTTAGGAACTTTTGTAACAGAATCGGTTAAAAAAAACACCAATGCACCTGATAAAAACATTTGGGCGCCAACCTTACTTGCACAATATAAAATAAATAATGCATTTAGCATTCAGGCTTTTTATAAGCGCATTTTTAGAATGCCAACTTTTAACGATTTGTATTATACCGCACTTGGCTATTCTAATCTAAAACCTGAATATGCTACCCAATATAATTTTGGCTTTACTTACGCGAAACCCTTAAACGGAATTGTACAACAAATAAGCATTCAGGCAGATGGTTATTACAATTTAATAACAGATAAAATTATTGCTGCTCCTAATGGCAGCATGTTTAGATGGATGATGATGAATTTAGGAAAAGTACAAATTTTGGGTACAGACGTTAAGTTAAAATCAGACTTTATTTGGGGGCAAACCGAATGGCAACTGATGCTTAATTACAGCTACCAAAAAGCACAAGATTACAGCAACAAAAAAACGACATATTACAAACATCAAATTGCTTATATACCCTGGCACAGCGGATCGGCGGTTTTAAATGCCAATAACAAAACTTGGGGAGCAAATTACAGCTTTATTTATGTGGGCGAACGTTATGATGCTAATCAAGACAATATTCAGTACAATCACATAAACCCATGGTTTACGCATGATGTATCGATTCAGAAAACCTTTGCTTTTAATCGGTATACTTCTACCCTATCCTTTCAGGTAAATAATATTTTAAACCAATATTACGATGTGGTTTTAAATTATCCCATGCCAGGGCGTCAATTCAAGTTTATTCTAAATCTAACAATATGA